A window of Nocardia arthritidis genomic DNA:
CCGGCTATCCGACCGGCCCGGAAATGAAGACGCCCAACAAGGACGGCGCGGTGCAGGGCTTCGAGAACGGCCCGTTCTACTACAACCAGAAGACGGGCGCGCATCGCGTGCAGGGCCTGATCCTCGGCAAATACGCGCAGCTGGGTTATGAGAACAGCTGGCTCGGTTTCCCGGCGGCGGAGGAGCAGGCGATCAAGGATCTCGGCAGATTCTCCCGCTTCGAGGGCGGCAATATCTACTGGAGTCCGCTGTCGGGCGCGTGGGCGGTGCGCTCGGGTCCGGTCATGGACACCTGGAAGGACACCGGGTTCGAGAACGGACGGCTCGGATATCCGATCAGCGACGAATTCCCGATTCCGGGCGGTGTGCAGCAGAACTTCCAGGGCGGATTCATCACCGTGAAGGACGGAAAGCCCGAAGTCCATTAGAAGACGCGGCATGAGCGTCAGGCCCGGAGGAGGTAGCGCAGCGTGACCACGCAGGGCCCGCGAATGCCGCCAATCGAACATTGCCATGGTCTTCTCAGAGGTTGCCGCTAGCCTGGACGGCGACCTCCCCCCGTTTGCACAGATCGAGGACAGAGAAATTCATGGATCGGACCCGTGGAAAGCTTGTCGGCGTCGTGCTTGCCGTCGCCGCAACCGGCCTACTCGCCGCGTGCGGTGGCAATGACTCGACCGCGTCGAAGACACCGACCCTGAGCAAGACCACGACGTCGGCGCAGAGTTCGGCCGCCGCGCCGAGCAGCGCCGCGGGCGACACCGGCAATCCCGCACCGGCGCCACAAGCCGCGCCGCAGACCACCGTCGCGCCCGAGCGCCCGCAGCCGGTGCCGACCGGCGCGGTTCCGCCCGCCGACACTTCGAAGCTCACCGACAAGGACAAGAAGTTCCTGGACGCGCTGAAGAACCAGGGCATCACCGTCTCCAGCCCGGATATCGCGTTGAGCGTCGCGAACTACGTCTGCCAGAGCACGCAGTCCGGTGCGAAGCAGGAGGACATCGTGCCGTTCGTGAACGCGATGGCCGGCTCCGATCCGTCCTTCGATCCGGCCAAGATGCCGGTGGAGAAGGCGGGGCAGATCTACATCGACGCCGCTAAGCAGACGTACTGCCAGTGAATTCTCGACGTGGTTACGGACCCCGCCGGTCGCGACCGGCGGGGTGCCTGCTGACCCTCGCGAAGATCGCCGCGGTGATCGCGATCATCATCGTCATCGCGATCATCATCTGGTACATCGCGGCGGGCCGGTACCGGCCGCCGGTCGGGCCGAAGCCGCCGCCGGGACGGCCGGATACGCAGTCGGCGAGTTGTCCTGACGTGCAACTGCTTTCGATTCCCGGCACCTGGGAGTCGAACAGCAACGACGACCCGTTCAATCCGACCGCCAATCCGAACTCGTTGATGCTCAACATCTCCCGGCCGGTTCAGCAGAACTTCCCGAAGGAACGGCTCGAGGTGTACACCGTGCCGTACGTCGCGCAGTTCTCCAATCCGGTCGCGCTGCCGCCGGACGGTCAGGCGTCCTACAACGTGAGCCGGTCCGAGGGTGCGCAGCGCGCGGTGGACGCGCTCACGACCATGAACAAGAAATGCCCGCTCACCACCTATGTGATCGCCGGATTCTCGCAGGGCGCGGTCATCGCGGGCGATATCGCCGCATCGATCGGGGCGAACAAGGGCCCGGTGCCGCAGGATCTGGTGCTCGGCGTCATGTTGATCGCCGACGGCCGCCGCACCGGTGAGGACGGGCCGGGGCAGGCCAAGCAGATCGGTACGCCGATTCCGCAGGGTGTCGGCGCCGAGGTGGCGCTGCGCGGCCTGGATCTGATGGGCATCACCATGACCGGTCCGCGCGACGGCGGTTTCGGCAAGCTGGCCGACCGCACCTACACCATTTGCGCCCCAGGCGATTTGATCTGTGACGCGCCCCGGCAGGCGCTCAACCCGTTCAATATGATTCCCAGCCTGCTGACG
This region includes:
- a CDS encoding cutinase family protein: MNSRRGYGPRRSRPAGCLLTLAKIAAVIAIIIVIAIIIWYIAAGRYRPPVGPKPPPGRPDTQSASCPDVQLLSIPGTWESNSNDDPFNPTANPNSLMLNISRPVQQNFPKERLEVYTVPYVAQFSNPVALPPDGQASYNVSRSEGAQRAVDALTTMNKKCPLTTYVIAGFSQGAVIAGDIAASIGANKGPVPQDLVLGVMLIADGRRTGEDGPGQAKQIGTPIPQGVGAEVALRGLDLMGITMTGPRDGGFGKLADRTYTICAPGDLICDAPRQALNPFNMIPSLLTLVRAAGNPVHSLYNSYVVDGDGTTATEWTTNWVEGLVQHAPHPKHS
- a CDS encoding DUF732 domain-containing protein, with amino-acid sequence MDRTRGKLVGVVLAVAATGLLAACGGNDSTASKTPTLSKTTTSAQSSAAAPSSAAGDTGNPAPAPQAAPQTTVAPERPQPVPTGAVPPADTSKLTDKDKKFLDALKNQGITVSSPDIALSVANYVCQSTQSGAKQEDIVPFVNAMAGSDPSFDPAKMPVEKAGQIYIDAAKQTYCQ